The following proteins come from a genomic window of Betaproteobacteria bacterium:
- a CDS encoding type II toxin-antitoxin system RatA family toxin has translation MYELVDDCERYPEFLPWCGGAETPVRDQTRTLATIHIDYRGSGSPSRPKNTKIENVEIQMNLREGPFSELEGKWRFQALSDSACKVSLTLDYGFSSTLLEKAVGPVFGMIANTMIERFVTRAEALYGDPVSVLRVRVAWRSA, from the coding sequence ATGTACGAATTGGTGGACGATTGCGAGCGCTATCCGGAATTCCTGCCATGGTGCGGCGGCGCCGAGACGCCCGTGCGCGATCAGACGCGAACGCTGGCGACCATCCATATCGACTATCGCGGATCCGGCAGTCCTTCACGACCGAAAAACACCAAAATCGAAAATGTCGAGATTCAAATGAATCTGCGTGAAGGGCCATTCAGCGAACTCGAAGGTAAATGGCGATTTCAGGCGTTGTCGGATTCGGCGTGCAAGGTGTCGCTGACGCTCGATTACGGATTTTCCAGTACGTTGCTGGAGAAAGCGGTCGGTCCCGTGTTCGGCATGATCGCCAACACTATGATCGAACGTTTCGTGACGCGAGCGGAAGCGCTGTACGGCGACCCGGTGAGCGTCTTGCGGGTGCGTGTAGCCTGGCGGAGCGCCTGA
- a CDS encoding RnfH family protein, translated as MAVELPEPANVQMAIDAACHSVPGIATIAANAVAVGVWGKVRARDHWLRDGDRVEFYRALQADPKDARRANAKRSPGKRKDVKWRQGYFCLAIKGHRQWAIGKHFNAQQRLVLGALGQFANDHTEHEVREPIRPYRQQLSNANAIAGRAIHDQADAL; from the coding sequence ATTGCCGTGGAATTGCCGGAACCCGCGAACGTGCAGATGGCCATTGATGCCGCATGTCATTCGGTGCCCGGGATCGCGACGATTGCGGCGAACGCGGTGGCTGTCGGCGTATGGGGCAAGGTACGTGCCCGCGATCATTGGCTGCGTGACGGCGATCGCGTCGAGTTCTATCGTGCACTGCAAGCCGACCCGAAAGATGCGCGTCGCGCCAACGCAAAACGCTCGCCGGGTAAACGGAAAGATGTGAAGTGGAGACAGGGCTACTTCTGCCTAGCGATAAAGGGTCATCGGCAATGGGCGATAGGAAAGCATTTCAACGCCCAACAGCGTCTCGTCCTGGGTGCGCTGGGTCAGTTTGCGAACGATCACACCGAGCATGAAGTACGCGAACCCATCCGGCCTTACCGCCAGCAGTTGTCCAACGCTAATGCGATCGCCGGTCGCGCGATCCACGATCAGGCCGATGCCCTTTGA
- the smpB gene encoding SsrA-binding protein SmpB yields MSIVDNKKAFFDYFIEERYEAGVVLHGWEVKAIRAGRAQIKEGYVILKQGELYLIGAHISALPEASTHVIPDPVRTRKLLLKADEIKKLVGKIEQRGYTLVPLNLHYKGGFVKLEIGLAKGKKQHDKRDVEKEKDWKREQEQLMKSGSGNSSFCGIK; encoded by the coding sequence ATGAGCATTGTCGACAACAAAAAAGCCTTTTTCGATTACTTCATCGAAGAGCGCTACGAAGCGGGCGTCGTACTCCATGGCTGGGAAGTGAAAGCCATCCGCGCCGGCCGCGCGCAGATCAAGGAAGGTTACGTGATCCTCAAACAGGGTGAACTGTATCTGATCGGCGCGCATATCTCCGCCCTGCCGGAGGCGTCCACCCACGTCATCCCCGACCCGGTGCGCACCCGCAAACTGCTGCTGAAGGCGGATGAAATCAAGAAACTCGTCGGCAAGATCGAACAGCGCGGCTACACGCTGGTCCCGCTTAATCTTCACTACAAGGGCGGCTTCGTCAAACTCGAAATCGGCCTCGCCAAAGGCAAGAAGCAGCACGACAAGCGCGATGTGGAGAAGGAAAAGGACTGGAAGCGCGAGCAGGAGCAACTGATGAAAAGCGGGTCGGGTAATTCTTCGTTTTGCGGGATAAAATGA
- a CDS encoding DUF4124 domain-containing protein, giving the protein MLATATVAAQVYKGVDKDGQVQYSDAPPPAGRRRPRPRRSSPVRRWHRPPAHRHLLQDRAKDYDKRRTDVADSEEGGKQHENDEIAEENCKSARAGLRDLESGTIDSTDQRKRARSTSGPKKSVSRTDQVAPRRRIM; this is encoded by the coding sequence TTGCTGGCGACCGCGACCGTCGCGGCACAGGTCTACAAGGGGGTAGACAAGGATGGCCAGGTGCAATACAGCGATGCGCCACCCCCAGCGGGTCGTCGAAGGCCGAGGCCAAGAAGGTCGAGTCCAGTGCGCCGATGGCATCGACCGCCGGCACACCGGCACCTCTTGCAGGATCGCGCCAAGGACTATGACAAGCGCCGCACCGACGTGGCAGATAGCGAAGAAGGCGGTAAGCAACACGAAAATGACGAAATCGCCGAAGAGAACTGCAAATCGGCCCGCGCGGGGTTGCGCGATCTCGAGAGCGGGACGATCGATTCGACGGACCAACGAAAAAGGGCGAGATCAACGTCAGGTCCGAAGAAGAGCGTAAGCCGAACCGACCAAGTAGCGCCGCGCCGCCGCATCATGTAA